The Primulina eburnea isolate SZY01 chromosome 8, ASM2296580v1, whole genome shotgun sequence genome contains a region encoding:
- the LOC140838907 gene encoding zinc finger CCCH domain-containing protein 18-like isoform X1: MDSSEAAKVVHDRILKLEPVHVARKIIGYVYLQDLPDQEMIRLALGPDTLIHNLINTAKNALHIASAPLISPPISPTMSPNTFSDSHVQFSAFSPPTPHLHPFSAPFRRCWDPQLASGQQPIRNMVLKVVPYPDSIPEEYGLQNQLFAVEEAPETVAKARTRMSRFLHDYYCPEGAFGNLSIRGSRNSHSIMDYPVKTCHYFNKGFCKHGSSCRYVHDESFPETYTHMFGPSPYEVPGEDQVFPPGSLEKLELEIAELLRSRNGNPVSIASLPMMYYENYGKTLQAEGYLTESQRHGKAGYSLTKLLTRLKNSIRVIDRPHGQHAVVLAEDAPKYMDPRHDPGQIVSGSRQIYMTFPAESTFTEEDVSSYFNTFGPVQDVRIPCQQKRMFGFVTFSNVETVMLILSKGNPHYVCGARVLVKPYREKSKLLERKYIDKFDPLFHHHSRPIDYDPELQARWESSKLFRKQLMEEHEHALELETMRLSQLQFSHKPMANQAQWSYSTNKPKFPEGFEPHQHHKYFPSTECYNYLLDVLNSTGSTSDDNLKYPVNICSEHDSAQGLNLPDSPFASAVSNSIPAVI; encoded by the exons ATGGATTCATCAGAAGCTGCAAAGGTTGTCCACGACAGAATCTTGAAGTTGGAACCAGTGCATGTTGCTAGGAAAATCATTGGATACGTATACTTGCAGGACCTCCCTGATCAAGAAATGATTCGGTTAGCTTTAGGACCAGATACCTTAATCCACAACTTAATAAATACGGCAAAAAATGCACTTCATATAGCCTCAGCACCACTAATTTCACCCCCAATTTCTCCAACTATGAGTCCAAACACTTTTTCGGATTCTCATGTTCAATTCAGTGCTTTCTCGCCTCCTACACCGCACCTGCACCCATTTTCGGCTCCGTTTCGAAGGTGTTGGGATCCTCAGTTAGCTTCTGGTCAACAGCCAATTCGCAATATGGTGTTGAAAGTTGTTCCATACCCGGATTCCATACCTGAAGAATATGGTTTACAAAACCAGTTGTTTGCTGTGGAGGAAGCCCCGGAAACTGTTGCCAAGGCAAGAACAAGAATGTCAAGGTTTTTACATGATTACTATTGTCCTGAAGGTGCATTCGGCAATCTGAGTATTAGGGGTAGTAGAAATTCTCATAGCATTATGGACTATCCGGTTAAGACTTGTCATTATTTCAACAAAGGATTTTGCAAACATGGCAGTAGTTGTAGGTATGTCCATGATGAGTCTTTCCCCGAGACCTATACGCATATGTTTGGTCCGAGTCCTTATGAAGTTCCTGGTGAAGATCAAGTTTTCCCACCAGGGTCGCTTGAGAAACTTGAATTGGAAATTGCAGAACTTCTGAGATCCCGGAACGGCAACCCTGTTTCGATCGCTTCCCTGCCAATGATGTACTATGAGAACTATGGAAAAACTCTACAAGCTGAAGGGTATCTAACTGAAAGCCAAAGACACGGTAAAGCTGGTTATAGTCTAACTAAACTTCTCACACGGCTGAAAAATAGTATTCgggtgattgatag GCCTCATGGACAGCATGCTGTTGTTCTGGCAGAAGATGCTCCAAAATATATGGATCCTAGACACGACCCTGGCCAGATCGTCTCTGGTTCTCGACAGATTTATATGACGTTTCCTGCCGAGAGCACATTCACCGAGGAAGATGTTTCGAGTTACTTTAA TACCTTTGGTCCGGTTCAAGATGTTAGGATTCCTTGTCAGCAGAAAAGGATGTTTGGTTTTGTGACATTTTCTAATGTGGAAACGGTTATGCTAATATTGTCCAAGGGAAATCCACATTATGTCTGTGGAGCTCGTGTCCTTGTGAAACCTTATCGAGAAAAATCGAAGCTTCTTGAGAG GAAATACATAGACAAATTTGACCCTCTGTTCCATCACCACTCACGCCCTATAGATTATGACCCTGAACTTCAAGCGA GATGGGAATCTTCAAAGTTATTTAGGAAGCAGCTAATGGAAGAACATGAACATGCCCTTGAACTTGAGACAATGCGACtctcacaacttcagttttctCACAAGCCTATGGCCAACCAAGCTCAGTGGAGTTATTCAACAAATAAGCCAAAATTCCCAGAAGGTTTTGAGCCTC ATCAGCACCACAAGTACTTCCCCTCTACAGAATGCTACAATTATCTGCTTGATGTTCTGAACAGTACTGGCTCAACTAGCGATGATAATCTCAAGTATCCCGTCAATATTTGCAGTGAACATGAtag CGCCCAAGGACTGAATCTCCCAGATAGCCCCTTTGCATCTGCAGTCTCTAACAGTATTCCGGCGGTCATATAG
- the LOC140838907 gene encoding zinc finger CCCH domain-containing protein 18-like isoform X2, whose protein sequence is MDSSEAAKVVHDRILKLEPVHVARKIIGYVYLQDLPDQEMIRLALGPDTLIHNLINTAKNALHIASAPLISPPISPTMSPNTFSDSHVQFSAFSPPTPHLHPFSAPFRRCWDPQLASGQQPIRNMVLKVVPYPDSIPEEYGLQNQLFAVEEAPETVAKARTRMSRFLHDYYCPEGAFGNLSIRGSRNSHSIMDYPVKTCHYFNKGFCKHGSSCRYVHDESFPETYTHMFGPSPYEVPGEDQVFPPGSLEKLELEIAELLRSRNGNPVSIASLPMMYYENYGKTLQAEGYLTESQRHGKAGYSLTKLLTRLKNSIRVIDRPHGQHAVVLAEDAPKYMDPRHDPGQIVSGSRQIYMTFPAESTFTEEDVSSYFNTFGPVQDVRIPCQQKRMFGFVTFSNVETVMLILSKGNPHYVCGARVLVKPYREKSKLLERKYIDKFDPLFHHHSRPIDYDPELQARWESSKLFRKQLMEEHEHALELETMRLSQLQFSHKPMANQAQWSYSTNKPKFPEDQHHKYFPSTECYNYLLDVLNSTGSTSDDNLKYPVNICSEHDSAQGLNLPDSPFASAVSNSIPAVI, encoded by the exons ATGGATTCATCAGAAGCTGCAAAGGTTGTCCACGACAGAATCTTGAAGTTGGAACCAGTGCATGTTGCTAGGAAAATCATTGGATACGTATACTTGCAGGACCTCCCTGATCAAGAAATGATTCGGTTAGCTTTAGGACCAGATACCTTAATCCACAACTTAATAAATACGGCAAAAAATGCACTTCATATAGCCTCAGCACCACTAATTTCACCCCCAATTTCTCCAACTATGAGTCCAAACACTTTTTCGGATTCTCATGTTCAATTCAGTGCTTTCTCGCCTCCTACACCGCACCTGCACCCATTTTCGGCTCCGTTTCGAAGGTGTTGGGATCCTCAGTTAGCTTCTGGTCAACAGCCAATTCGCAATATGGTGTTGAAAGTTGTTCCATACCCGGATTCCATACCTGAAGAATATGGTTTACAAAACCAGTTGTTTGCTGTGGAGGAAGCCCCGGAAACTGTTGCCAAGGCAAGAACAAGAATGTCAAGGTTTTTACATGATTACTATTGTCCTGAAGGTGCATTCGGCAATCTGAGTATTAGGGGTAGTAGAAATTCTCATAGCATTATGGACTATCCGGTTAAGACTTGTCATTATTTCAACAAAGGATTTTGCAAACATGGCAGTAGTTGTAGGTATGTCCATGATGAGTCTTTCCCCGAGACCTATACGCATATGTTTGGTCCGAGTCCTTATGAAGTTCCTGGTGAAGATCAAGTTTTCCCACCAGGGTCGCTTGAGAAACTTGAATTGGAAATTGCAGAACTTCTGAGATCCCGGAACGGCAACCCTGTTTCGATCGCTTCCCTGCCAATGATGTACTATGAGAACTATGGAAAAACTCTACAAGCTGAAGGGTATCTAACTGAAAGCCAAAGACACGGTAAAGCTGGTTATAGTCTAACTAAACTTCTCACACGGCTGAAAAATAGTATTCgggtgattgatag GCCTCATGGACAGCATGCTGTTGTTCTGGCAGAAGATGCTCCAAAATATATGGATCCTAGACACGACCCTGGCCAGATCGTCTCTGGTTCTCGACAGATTTATATGACGTTTCCTGCCGAGAGCACATTCACCGAGGAAGATGTTTCGAGTTACTTTAA TACCTTTGGTCCGGTTCAAGATGTTAGGATTCCTTGTCAGCAGAAAAGGATGTTTGGTTTTGTGACATTTTCTAATGTGGAAACGGTTATGCTAATATTGTCCAAGGGAAATCCACATTATGTCTGTGGAGCTCGTGTCCTTGTGAAACCTTATCGAGAAAAATCGAAGCTTCTTGAGAG GAAATACATAGACAAATTTGACCCTCTGTTCCATCACCACTCACGCCCTATAGATTATGACCCTGAACTTCAAGCGA GATGGGAATCTTCAAAGTTATTTAGGAAGCAGCTAATGGAAGAACATGAACATGCCCTTGAACTTGAGACAATGCGACtctcacaacttcagttttctCACAAGCCTATGGCCAACCAAGCTCAGTGGAGTTATTCAACAAATAAGCCAAAATTCCCAGAAG ATCAGCACCACAAGTACTTCCCCTCTACAGAATGCTACAATTATCTGCTTGATGTTCTGAACAGTACTGGCTCAACTAGCGATGATAATCTCAAGTATCCCGTCAATATTTGCAGTGAACATGAtag CGCCCAAGGACTGAATCTCCCAGATAGCCCCTTTGCATCTGCAGTCTCTAACAGTATTCCGGCGGTCATATAG